The region TTTCGACCCATAAAGAGGTTGCAACAATAGATACTTCTAATTTGGCAAAAGGTGTTTATTTAATGAAGTTAAGTGCTTCTAATGGGAAAAGTATTATTAAGAAAATGATTAAAAAATAAGATGATGAAAAGCGCTATTATTTTTCTATTCTTAGTTATAAATACATTAAATATAAAAGCTCAAGATCCTAATTGGTCTGTAAACACTGCTGGTTATCAATATAGTATGACGTTTACATCCTTTTTAAATAGCAATGGCACAACACTTTCATCTACAGATGACCGTGTTGCTGCTTTTGTAAATGACGAGATAAGGGGTGTTGCTAATGTGGTCTATGTAGCAAGTGTACATAAGTATGTTGCGTATTTATCTGTCTATGCAAATACGGATAATGAAACAATTTCATTTAAAATGTATGATAGTGTAAATGATGTTGTAATTGATGTCGATAAAACGCAAAATTTTGTTATTGATGGCAATGTTGGTGGCGTTTTTCAATCCTATAGTATTGCAAAGCCTGCATTAAATAATGAAGCTGTTTTAAATTCGTTTGGTTTTGTTGGAGTATCAAATGAATCGCAAACAATTGTAAATAATAAAATTAATGTTGTATTACCTATTGATACAGCGATTACAAATTTAGTTGCTGAGTTCTCATTAAGTGATGGTGCCCGTTTTTTTGTAGAAAATGTAAAACAAATCTCTGGAGTTACAGAACAGGATTTTACGAATCCAATTCTTTACAAAATAGTATCAGAAGATGAATCTAAACTTTTAGAATATGAAGTACATGTAACTTTAGGGAATGTAAACACAGAGATACCAGAACTTGTTTTATTAACTGATGAAACCTCTTTTGTAAAACAAGTTCCTTTAATTGTTAATTTAAAAACAAATGTTGCCATTTATGGTTTAAAAAAAGAAAGTATTTCACTTTCAAACGCAGTAGTTTTGTCAATTAATAAACTTGATGAATTTAATTATTCATTGCAAATTGTACCCATTCAACAAGGATTATTTTCAATAGAAATTTTTGCGAATTCAGTATTTAATAATGAAAATGCAGGAAATTTAATTTCTAATAAACTCTTCTATACGTATGATTTGATAAGTCCTTATGTTTTATCAATCAAAAGAGAAAAACCAACAAATGAGATCACAAATAGTCATACGTTAGAATTCACAGTCATTTTTAATGAAGCCGTAGAAAATGTTACGGCATCAGTTTTTGAGACAATTTCTAACACGACAATTAATGTAACAAAAGAAACGGATGCTAAATATAAAGTTACAATAGCTGCTGTAAATAATTATCTAGGCGTAGTTTCATTAAATATCAAATCTGTTAATGACATAAAAGATAGGGCTGGTAATGTTTTAATTAATTCAACAATTAAAATAACCCAAAATTAAGTTATGAAATCAGTTATCTATAAAGTTTCTTTGATTTTTTTTATCAGTTTTTGGTTTCAAAACACCCAAGCTCAAGACCCTAATTGGTTTGTAAATTCATCTAATTATCAGTACAGCATGACCTTTACTACGTTTTTAAACGTAGATGGCTCTAATTTAACTTCTGAGAATGATAAAGTAGCAGCTTTTGTAAACGGAGAAGTAAGAGGAGTTGCCAATATTATTTATGAAGCAAGTGTTCAAAAGTATGTAGCCTATTTATCTGTGTATGCAAATACAAATAACGAAACCATTAGTTTTAAAATTTATAATAGCACTGCAGATTTAGTTGTAAATATTGATAGAACAGAAACATTTAGTATTGATGGAAATATGGGAGGAATTTTTCAATCGTATAGTATTGCAAGTCCAGAATTGAATGAAAATGCGATTTTTAGTTCTTTTAATTTTTTAGGAATCACTGCTGTAGCGGAAGAAATTACTTCGGATAAAATAAATATTGTTTTACCAGAAAATACAGATGTAAGGGCATTGTCAGCTGTTTTTGTGTCAAGTGAAAATTCAGCAGTTTATGTTGATGGTGTTATGCAAATATCTGGCGTGTCAAAACACAGTTTTACAAATCCAGTTATTTACAAGGTACTATCAGAAAATCAAGCTGTTTTAAAAGAATATGAAGTTTCTGTTTCTTTGGCATTAAATAGTGATCCTGTCACTGTGGCTATTTCAACTACAAATAATTTAAAAACAAATAGTATTCCTGTTACCCTAAATATTTCTTTTTCTAAAGTAGTGTCAGGTTTTGATATCTCAGATTTTTTATTAGAAAATGCTATAATTTCAGAATTCAGTACGGAAGATTCAAAAGTATTTAAGATAAACCTTATTCCAATGTCGCAAGGCGATTTTTCTATACAAGTTGCAGCAAATAGTGCTTTAGATGAAAATAATAACCAGAATGAGATATCAAATAAAATTATTTTCACCTATGATATTACAAAACCAATTATAACGAATATAGCTGTAGATAATGATGCAAACGCGTGGTGGTTTTTAGTAACGTTTAATGAAGAAGTTTTAAATATTGATGTTTCTGATTTTGAGATTAAAGGAATTGCATCAAATGGTATGACAATTTCATCTATAAATTTAGTTGAAAATAACCAATATAAAATTTCTGTTTCTAATACAAATTTAGAGGAAGGAACCATTTCGTTACAAGTTAAAAGTGCAAGTGATATTAAAGACTTTAGTTCAAATTCTATAGTTTTCTCAGAATATGAGGCTTATTTTATACCCAAAAAACCAATTACAATTACGGCAGATGTAAAATCCAAAATTTATGGAGAAACTGACCCTGAATTGACGTATACAATCACAACGGGAAGTCTAGAAAACGGAGATGTATTCACAGGAAATTTAACGAGAGAAGCGGGAGAAGATGTGGGAGATTATATAATTTCATCAACACTTTCTAATCACAATTATGACATCACTTTTGTAAGTAATAATTTAAGTATTGTACAGAAAGAGATTACAATTACAGCAGATGTAAAATCTAAAATTTATGGAGCAACTGACCCAGAATTGACGTACACAATAACAACTGGTAGTTTAGAAAATGGAGATGTGTTCACAGGAAATTTAACGAGAGTTATAGGAGAAGAAATAGGAGATTATGCAATTTCATCAACGCTTTCGAATAATAATTATGACATCACTTTTGTAAGTAATAATTTTAGTATTGTACAGAAAGAGATTACAATTACAGCAGATGTAAAATCTAAAATTTATGGAGCAGCGGACCCAGAATTAACCTATACAATAACAACGGGAAGTCTAGAAAACGGAGATGTATTCACAGGAAATTTAACGAGAGTTGCAGGAGAAGATGTGGGAGATTATATAATTTCATCAACACTTTCTAATAACAATTATGACATCACTTTTGTAAGTAATAATTTAAGTATTGTACAGAAAGAGATTACAATTACAGCAGATGTAAAATCTAAAATTTATGGAGCAACTGACCCAGAATTGACGTATACAATTACAACCGGAAGTATAGAAAACGGAGATGTATTCACAGGAAATTTAACGAGAGAAGCGGGAGAAGATGTAGGAGAGCATGCCATTTCATCAACACTTTCTAATAACAATTATGATATTACTTTTGTAAGTAATAATTTAAGTATTGTACAAAAAGAAATTACAATTACAGCAGATGTAAAATCCAAAATTTATGGAGAAACTGACCCTGAATTAACCTATACAGTAACAACCGGAAGTATAGAAAACGGAGATGTATTCACAGGAAATTTAACGAGAGAAGCGGGAGAAGATGTAGGAGAGTATGCCATTTCATCAACACTTTCTAATGATAATTATGATATTACTTTTGTAAGTAATAATTTAAGTATTGTACAAAGAGAAATTACAATTACTGCGGATGCAAAATCCAAAATTTATGGAGAAACTGACCCAGAATTGACGTATACAATCACAACGGGAAGTTTAGAAAACGGAGATGTATTCACAGGAAATTTAACGAGAGAAGCGGGAGAAGATGTAGGAGAGTATGCCATTTCATCCACACTTTCTAACAACAATTATGATATTACTTTTGTAAGTAATAATTTAAGTATTGTACAAAAAGAAATTACAATTACAGCAGATGTAAAATCCAAAGTTTATGGAGAAACTGACCCAGAATTGACGTATACAATCACAACGGGAAGTCTAGAAAACGGAGATGTATTCACAGGAAATTTAACGAGAGAAGCAGGAGAAGATGTAGGAGAGTATGCCATTTCATCCACGCTTTCTAGTAACAATTATGATATTACTTTTGAAAGTAATAATTTAAGTATTGTACAAAGAGAAATTACGGTTACAGCAGATATTAAAACGAAAAATTTTGGAGACTCTGACCCTGTTTTAACCTATCAAATTACAGAAGGTAGTTTAATTAATAATGATAATTTTACAGGAGTTTTAATTAGAGAAGTAGGAGAGTACGTTGGTGTTTATTTAATAGAAATTGGGACATTAAGTCTTAGTAATAATTATAATATAACTTTTATTGGAGCAAATTTTGAAATTTCCACAACAGCTAGTTTAGATGATATTTCATTAACGAATCGTATAAAAATTTTTCCAAATCCAGTTAACTTTTTTTTAAATGTAGAAACGAGTAATCAACTAGAGATTAAAAAAGTTATCGTACTAAGCTTATTAGGGAAAGTTTTAATTAATGAAAAAAATGTAAGTAAAGGTATTCAATTACAAAGTTTAAGTGCAGGTACGTACATAATTAAAATTATAACAAACCAAGGAATTGTTACAAAAAGGATCTTGAAAAAATAGCAACGAAAGCGAACAAAATTTTTTAAACATTTTAAGGAAATAGACATGCGTGTAAATTGATATATTTTAATCATTGTTGTCCGATAAAAGATAAAAAGACCGCTTTCGCTGTTAGAATCAAGAACAAAGACTTGAATGTAACTAACTGAAAAACAATATTATGACGATTTTAAATTTTTTGATACATTATAAATTCTAAAGCGGTTTTAATAGCAAGGTGTACTACTTTAAAAACTCTTGAAAATCAAGACTATCAATACTTTAAAACACTTTAGTTAATTTTAATCGGACAACACTATATTTTAATGAAAGTATGGAGGTTTTCTTTTCGTTAAATAAATTTATTGAATCCTTTTTTATTTTTTAGCTGTTTGTTGTGGTTAGCTCTAAGTAATATAGATGCTGTTTTCGAGCCTTTATTTGTTTTTATTTCTTGATTGTAATAAAATTTAAGCAAACAAATAAAGTACCAGAAAAGTAGAATCTGTTAAAAAATCTATTCGAAAAATACGATTAATATATTAATGTCAGCAATATCTACGTCATAATTTAAAGTTGTTACTTTTTTACAAAATACTATTATTTAGATTCATTATAAATAATTCGTTTTAACGAATATATAAGGTTTTTTGTATTCAGAATACCTGTCAAAATCCTTAAATTTGCTTGATTTTTTTAGATAACTAAAATTCCAATTTCCTATGTCAAAAGACATTCGTATTAAAAAAGGCTTAGATATTAAGCTTGTTGGGGAGGCTGAAAAAAACACTACAACGAGTTCTTTAAGTAGTGTTTATGCAGTGAAACCAGAAGATTTTCATGGAATTACACCAAAACTTGTTGCCAAAGAAGGAGCTAAAGTAAAAGCCGGAGACACACTTTTTTATTCAAAAAGTGATGAACGTATTTTATTTTTGAGTCCTGTTTCTGGTAAAGTTACGGAAGTAGTTCGTGGAGCAAGAAGAAAAGTATTAGCTGTAAAAATTGCTGCAGATACCAAACAAGTTCATAAAGATTTTGGGACTAAAAATGTAGATAAATTATCTGCAGAAGAGGTTAAAAATCATTTATTTGCTTCAGGTTGTTGGCCATTTATAAAGCAACGTCCTTATGACATTATTGCAAATCCAAATCAAGCGCCAAAAGCAATTTTTATTTCTGCGTATGCAAGTGCACCTTTAGCTGCTGATTTAGAATATACGCTGGCAGGTAAAGAAGCAGAATTGCAAGCTGCTGTTACGGCAATTGCAAAACTAACAGAAGGCAAAGTGCATCTTTCCGTTGGTCAGAATGCATCTTCTTTGTTTACAAGTTTAAAAGGAGTAGCGCTTCACAAGGTTTCAGGACCGCATCCTTCTGGGAATGTAGGAACGCAAATTGCAAAAATAGATCCTATTAATAAAGGTGAAGTTGTTTGGATTTTAACCCCGCAAGATTTAGTAGTTATTGGTGAGTTGTTTTTAACAGGTAAGTTAAATATGACAAGAACAGTGGCGCTAACAGGTTCTCAATTTAGCACGCCACAATATACAACAGCGATTGCAGGGGCATGTATTGCAGATGTTACGGCAAAAAATTTACAAAATAACAATACAAGAGTTATCAGCGGAAACGTACTTTCTGGAAAGGAAGTAAAAGAAGATGGTTTCTTAGGGTATTATGATAATCAAATTACAGCAATTCCTGAAGGAGATGATTATGAGTTTTTTGGTTGGAATAAGCCAATCTTTAATAAAATATCGACTTCAAGAGCTTTTACTTTTTCTTGGTTAACTCCAAATAAAAAGTACGATTTAAATACCAATACCAATGGTGAGCACAGAGCTTTTGTAGTAACAGGTGCTTACGAGGAGGTTTTTCCTTTGGATATTTATCCAATGCAATTGTTAAAGGCATTTATGTATAAAGATTTAGATGAGATGGAAGCTTTAGGAGGCTATGAAGTGGCTCCAGAAGATTTCGCATTAACAGAGTTTATTTGTGTATCTAAACAACCTCACCAAAAGATAATTCGTGAAGGTTTAGATTTAATGAGAGAAGAATTAGGATAAGATTATGAGCTTAAAACAAAACTTACACAATTTAAAAGAAAAATATAGAGGAACTAAAATGGCGCCTGCGTTCAACGCAATCCATACCTTTTTATATTTACCGAACGAAGTAACTCATACAGGAGGAACTCACATTAAAGCAGCAGACGACTTAAAGAGAACAATGAATATTGTCATTATCTCTTTAATACCTTGTTTGTTGTTTGGAATGTTTAACGCAGGTTATCAACATTATGCAGCAATCGATCCTTCTTTAAGAGGAGATGTATTCGCAAACTTTTTTACGATGGATAATCTTTGGATTGGAATCATAAAAGTATTGCCATTAGTCATCGTTTCTTATGGAGTTGGTCTTTTAGTAGAATTTATTTTTGCAGTGATAAAAGGACACGAAGTAGAAGAAGGCTACCTTGTAACAGGAATGTTAGTGCCCTTAATTGTGCCAATAGATACACCACTTTGGATGTTAGCTGTAGCAGTTGTATTTGGTGTTGTTATAGGTAAAGAAGTATTTGGAGGTACAGGAATGAATATCTTAAATCCTGCTTTAACCATCAGAGCTTTCTTGTTTTTTGCATATCCAACTTGGATGTCAGGAGATAAAGTTTGGGTATATGACGCAGTGAATAGAACAGGAACTGCAGATGCAATTTCTGGAGAAACTATTTTAGGAAGTTACGCACAAAATCAAGAAGTAATTTATTCAACTTGGGATAAATTTATGGGTTTCATACCTGGTTCTGTCGGAGAAACATCTACCTTCTTAATCTTAATAGGAGCCGCTATTTTGGTTTTTACTAAAATAGGAAGTTGGAGAATTATTGTTTCAACATTTGCGGGTGCAGCCGTTATGGGATTAATTTTTAATCTGGTTACTTCAAGTGGAATCATTACAGAATCTAGTAAATTTTATGGATTAATGAACACTGTTTGGTGGGAACATTTAATGATTGGTGGTTTGGCATTCGGAGCCGTTTTTATGGCAACAGATCCAGTAACTGGTTCTCAAACGAATAAAGGGAAATGGATTTATGGTTTCTTAATTGGTTTCTTCTCCATTATGATTCGTGTATTTAATCCGGCCTACCCAGAAGGAGTATTCCTAGCAATATTATTAATGAATGTATTTGCGCCAACAATAGATCATTATGTGGTTCAAGGAAACGTAAATAAAAGATTAAAACGAGCTAAAGTTAAAACTGCCTAATTATGAGTAAGAGAACAGATAGTAATGGATATACAATGATTTTCGCTGTGATAATGGTGTTAGTTGTTGGTTCTTTGTTAGCCTTTTTAGCATCGTCTTTAAAGCCTACCATTCAAGAAAATGAACGTATCGAAAAGCAGCAAAATATTTTGTACGCCATGGGTGTTAATGAAAACGACGGTTCGAATGCAAACTTTGTTTCTACAAAAGTTGCGGGTGCAGAATTTACAAAATATGTAAAAGAACAGTTGGTTTTGGTTGTTGAAGGCGATAAAGTGGTACAACAGCAAAACAGAGCTGAATATATGGCTGCCAATAATAATAGGGAACCTTATTTAATTGATGTAAAGAAACAACAAACCAATGCCAAAGAAGGTAAGGTTAGAAAGTTACCTTTATTTATTGGTGAAAAAGATGGTAAAATGTTTTATGTAGCACCAATTAGAGGAAAAGGTTTATGGGACGCTATTTGGGGTTATATTTCTTTGGATGAAAACATGGTAGTTCAAGGAGCTTACTTTGATCATAAAGGAGAAACTCCTGGTTTAGGAGCCAATATAAAACAACGTTATTTTATGGATGATTTTATTGGCGAACATTTAATTTCTGAATCAGGAAAATTCAAAGGTGTTACGGTGGCTAAAGGAAATAACGATCCGAAGAACGAAGACAAAACAGATTATGAAGTAGATGCTATTGCAGGTGCAACCATTACAGGTGATGGGGTTTCTGCAATGATCAAGAAAGATTTAGCATTATACATGCCTTATTTTAAAAATTTAAAAAAATAATTTATGGGACTTTTATCAAAAAAAGATTCAATTTTACTTACAGACCCATTAGCTGACAACAATCCAATTACAATACAAGTACTCGGTATTTGTTCTGCATTGGCAATTACGGCTGAATTAAAGGCATCGATAGTAATGTCAATTTCTGTACTTTTCGTTTTAGGTTTAGGAAATGTAGTGATCTCTTTAATGAGGAATATTATACCCTCAAAAATTAGAATTATTGTGCAACTTATCGTGGTAGCTACTTTGGTAATTATTGTGGATTTGGTATTAAAGGCATTCGCCTATGAGTTGAGTAAAACACTCTCTGTTTTTGTCGGCTTAATCATTACAAATTGTATCATTATGGGGCGTTTTGAAGCTTTTGCTTTAGCAAACGGACCTTGGAGATCGTTTTTAGATGGCATCGGAAACGCAGTAGGGTATGGTGTAATTTTAATAGCAGTTGGTTTTTTTAGAGAATTATTGGGTTCTGGTACTTTGTTAGGATTTAAAGTTTTAGGAGATCCAATAGAGAAAACAGGGTTGTACGCTTTAGGGTATGAAAACAACGGTTTTATGTTATTGTCACCAATGGCATTAATTGTAGTGGGCATAATCATTTGGATTCAGCGTAGTAGAAACACAGCATTAATAGAGGAAAATTAAATAGTTTATAGTTGCTAATTTTTGTTTGTTCGTTATGAACTAACAATCAAAAACTAGTAACCAAATACAAAAAAATATGGAACATATAGAATTATTTTTCAAATCAATCTTTATAGATAACATGGTCTTCGCAACCTTTTTAGGGATGTGTTCTTACCTTGCAGTCTCTAAAAAAGTAGCAACCGCCGTAGGTTTAGGAGCTGCAGTTATTTTTGTATTGGCGGTAACCGTTCCTTTAAACTGGTTGTTAGATCAATATTTATTACAACCAGGAGCTTTGTCTTGGCTTGGAGCAGAATACGCATCATTTGATTTAAGTTTCTTATCTTTTATCATGTTTATTGCAACTATTGCAACCATGGTACAATTGGTAGAAATTATTGTGGAGAAATTTTCTCCATCATTATACAATTCTTTAGGTATTTTCTTACCATTAATCGCTGTAAACTGTGCAATTTTGGGAGGTAGTTTATTCATGCAATCTCGTGAAATTCCAACTTTAGGATTGGCACTTACCTATGGCGTAGGGTCCGGAATTGGTTGGTTTTTAGCAATTTTAGCTATTGCAGCCATTCGAGAAAAAATTAGATATTCAAGTGTTCCTCCTGCTTTAAGAGGTTTGGGAATTACGTTTATCATTACGGGTCTTATGGCAATTGGTTTTATGAGTTTTGGTGGAATGTTAACAGGGGGTGATGAAGAAGAAAAGCCTGCAGTAGAAACAGAAGCTACGATAGAGAAAGTAGATAAAGAGAAAGTAAAAGAGGAATTAGCTAGTAACACTAAAACTATAGAGTAATATGATTTTGGCAGCAGGTACAACAGGAACGGTTATAGCAACAGTTGCAGCATTTTTACTAATAACATTAATATTAGTATCCTTGTTATTGTTTGTAAAACAGAAATTATCGCCATCAGGTCCCGTAAAGATCATGATTAATGGCGAAAGAGAAATAGAAGTGGCTTCAGGAGATTCTTTACTTTCTACCTTAGGAAATAACAAAATATTTTTACCATCGGCTTGTGGTGGTGGTGGAACTTGTATACAATGTGAGTGTCATGTTACTGAAGGTGGCGGAGAGGCTTTGCCAACAGAAGTGCCTCACTTTTCAAGAAAAGAATTGAAACAAGGAGCAAGGTTAGCATGTCAAGTAAAGGTAAAGCAAGACATGAATATTTCTATTCCGGAGGAAGTATTCGGAATTAAGAAATGGGATGCAGTTGTGGTAAGAAATTACAATGTAGCCTCTTTTATTAAGGAATTTGTAGTAGAAATTCCAGAAGATATGGGCTACAAAGCAGGTGGATATATTCAGATAGAAATTCCTCCTTGTGAAGTGAAGTTTGCTGACATGGATATTACGGCACACCCAGAAGAACATGATTCTCCAGATAAATTCGAAGCTGAATGGAATAAATTTAAATTGAGACCTTTAGTGATGAAGAACAATGAGACTGTAGAAAGAGCTTATTCTATGGCTTCTTTTCCAGCAGAAGGTAGAGAAATTATGTTAAATGTTCGGATTGCTACACCACCCTTTGATAGAGCCAAAGGTGGCTGGATGGATGTAAATCCAGGAGTTGCATCTTCTTATATTTTTAATTTAAAGAAAGGGGATAAATGTGTTATTTCTGGACCTTATGGTGAATTCTTTATCAACGAATCAGATTCAGAAATGTTGTATGTTGGTGGTGGTGCAGGGATGGCGCCAATGCGTTCGCACTTATATCATTTATTCAGAACCTTAAAGACAGGTAGAACTGTAACTTATTGGTATGGAGGACGTTCTAAAGCAGAATTATTTTACATTGAACACTTTAGAGCTTTAGAAAAAGATTTCCCTAATTTTAAGTTCTTTATCGCTCTTTCAGATCCTTTAGAATCTGATAATTGGAAAGTAAAGAAAGATATTAACGATAAAGAAGGAGATGGTTTTGTAGGTTTTATTCACAATTGTGTGATTGATAATTATTTAAGTCTACATGAATCACCAGAAGATTTAGAATTATATTTCTGTGGACCGCCGTTAATGAACAAAGCAGTTCAAAAAATGGGTGAAGATTTTGGTATGCCAGATGAAAGCATTCGTTTTGATGACTTTGGAGGATAAACAAAAGTTTTATATAGAAACGCTTGTTAATATAGCGAGACAAGTTTTAATTTCACTTAAAAATAAACATCAAAAAACCGATTCATTTCTGAATCGGTTTTTTGATGTCTTATAAAATCTACGGATTTATATAAAAGCCATAAGATGCCAATGAACTTTCAGATGATAGATTATGAATTTGAAATATTTTCTATGGATGATAAAGAAAATATGAGCATATCAATTGATATTTGTATTCAGTCTTGAAAGATAAAAGAAATAGAAGCTATTTTTACTCGATAATTTCAATAAAGAATTGGTATTACTTTAAAAAAGTTGCTAAATGATATACAGGTTCACCGTCTTCTTGTTCAAATAATTTTGAGTAGTCTAATACATAAGGTATGTTATCTAATTCACATAACAATTGAACGACACTGCAAAGACCATCAAATAAAACTTCTTGAGAAGTTGGGTTTTGAGGTTTCGGATTGTAGTGACACAAAGGTGTCTTGAATCCGCAAGCTTCTAAAAAAACTTTTTCAATTTGTAAGAGTTCTTGAGGTGTATAACCGTTAAATTTTCTTCCTAAATTTTGATGCACCTTCCCAAGATAACTTAATTTTAAAGAACCATGTTCATCTGATAGATGTTTCCAACTATCAAAATTATCTAAAATATTACCCACTGCACAAGCAGTGCAATCTTCAGGATTTAAGCGATTATTATGGTATGCGTTGTATAATTTTATTAAGGCCTGTTCTAATCTTTTTGTTGTTTTCATCTACTATACATTTTCTGGTGTAAATTAAGAAATTATTCCAAAAAAGTCAAATGAAATTTATCTATGATTATATTTAGAATAATCCTAAATTATAAGATGCGTAGTTTTTTTCTGAAATGATTAAATCGTACTTTTGATGGTCATAAATTTTGAACATGAAACGTATCGAAAAGATATTAAAAAAACAAAAATACATCAAAATAAAGTTAAAGAAAACGACGACTAATCATTTAGAATTAAAGGCAAAGATTAATGGCGTTAAAGGACGATTTATTTTAGACACAGGTGCCTCTAATTCTTGTGTTGGCTTAGATTTGGTAGATTATTTTAAGTTAGATGCGCAAGAAAGCGATACCAAAGCGGCCGGAGCAGGGGCAACAGATATGGAAACACAGCAATCGGAAAATAATGCTCTTAAAATCCATATTTGGAAAACCCGTAAATGTCATTTAGTTTTGTTTGATTTATCGCACGTAAACACAGCATTAACGCAACACAATGCCAAAGAAGTTCATGGTATTATAGGGGCAGATATTTTACAAAAAGGAAAAGCTTTTATAGATTATCATAAGAAAGTATTGTATTTAAGAAAAGCAAAAAAATAAATAGATAAAAATTGAAAATATGAGTTTGCAGAAACAGGTAATGGACAAGATGAAAGTAGCTATGAAAGCAAAAGATACCGTTGCTTTACAAGCTTTAAGAGCAGTGAAATCGGCTTTTTTATTGGCTAAAACAGCTAGTGGCGTTCAAGAAGAAATTACGGAAGAACAAGAGCTACAAATTATACAGAAGCAAGTAAAACAAAGAAAAGATAGTGCTGCTATTTTTATAAAACAAGGCAGGCAAGATTTAGCAGATCCTGAATTAGCAGAAATTGCTGTTTTAGAGCAGTTTTTACCAGAAGCCTTATCCGAAGAAAAAATTGAAGAAGTAGTGCTTGCTACAATTCAGAAATTAGGAGCATCCGGAATGCAAGATATGGGCAAAGTGATGGGTATGGTTTCTAAAGAACTTTCTGGTCAGGCAGACGGAAAAACAATTTCTATTTTGGTGAAAAAGAATTTGTTGAATTAACTATTAGATTCCTACATTTGTAGTAATCATCATTGGCTGCGTAGTTCAACTGGATAGAATATCAGATTTCGGCTCTGAGGGTTGGGGGTTCGAATCCCTTCGCAGTCACATTCATAAACCTTAAATATCTATAAATTGGGTATTTAAGGTTTTTTATTTGTTGGAAATGCGATAAAATGATA is a window of Polaribacter litorisediminis DNA encoding:
- a CDS encoding Na(+)-translocating NADH-quinone reductase subunit F gives rise to the protein MKTTKRLEQALIKLYNAYHNNRLNPEDCTACAVGNILDNFDSWKHLSDEHGSLKLSYLGKVHQNLGRKFNGYTPQELLQIEKVFLEACGFKTPLCHYNPKPQNPTSQEVLFDGLCSVVQLLCELDNIPYVLDYSKLFEQEDGEPVYHLATFLK
- the nqrE gene encoding NADH:ubiquinone reductase (Na(+)-transporting) subunit E is translated as MEHIELFFKSIFIDNMVFATFLGMCSYLAVSKKVATAVGLGAAVIFVLAVTVPLNWLLDQYLLQPGALSWLGAEYASFDLSFLSFIMFIATIATMVQLVEIIVEKFSPSLYNSLGIFLPLIAVNCAILGGSLFMQSREIPTLGLALTYGVGSGIGWFLAILAIAAIREKIRYSSVPPALRGLGITFIITGLMAIGFMSFGGMLTGGDEEEKPAVETEATIEKVDKEKVKEELASNTKTIE
- the nqrF gene encoding NADH:ubiquinone reductase (Na(+)-transporting) subunit F, with product MILAAGTTGTVIATVAAFLLITLILVSLLLFVKQKLSPSGPVKIMINGEREIEVASGDSLLSTLGNNKIFLPSACGGGGTCIQCECHVTEGGGEALPTEVPHFSRKELKQGARLACQVKVKQDMNISIPEEVFGIKKWDAVVVRNYNVASFIKEFVVEIPEDMGYKAGGYIQIEIPPCEVKFADMDITAHPEEHDSPDKFEAEWNKFKLRPLVMKNNETVERAYSMASFPAEGREIMLNVRIATPPFDRAKGGWMDVNPGVASSYIFNLKKGDKCVISGPYGEFFINESDSEMLYVGGGAGMAPMRSHLYHLFRTLKTGRTVTYWYGGRSKAELFYIEHFRALEKDFPNFKFFIALSDPLESDNWKVKKDINDKEGDGFVGFIHNCVIDNYLSLHESPEDLELYFCGPPLMNKAVQKMGEDFGMPDESIRFDDFGG
- a CDS encoding retropepsin-like aspartic protease; translated protein: MKRIEKILKKQKYIKIKLKKTTTNHLELKAKINGVKGRFILDTGASNSCVGLDLVDYFKLDAQESDTKAAGAGATDMETQQSENNALKIHIWKTRKCHLVLFDLSHVNTALTQHNAKEVHGIIGADILQKGKAFIDYHKKVLYLRKAKK
- a CDS encoding GatB/YqeY domain-containing protein, which encodes MSLQKQVMDKMKVAMKAKDTVALQALRAVKSAFLLAKTASGVQEEITEEQELQIIQKQVKQRKDSAAIFIKQGRQDLADPELAEIAVLEQFLPEALSEEKIEEVVLATIQKLGASGMQDMGKVMGMVSKELSGQADGKTISILVKKNLLN
- a CDS encoding NADH:ubiquinone reductase (Na(+)-transporting) subunit D, translated to MGLLSKKDSILLTDPLADNNPITIQVLGICSALAITAELKASIVMSISVLFVLGLGNVVISLMRNIIPSKIRIIVQLIVVATLVIIVDLVLKAFAYELSKTLSVFVGLIITNCIIMGRFEAFALANGPWRSFLDGIGNAVGYGVILIAVGFFRELLGSGTLLGFKVLGDPIEKTGLYALGYENNGFMLLSPMALIVVGIIIWIQRSRNTALIEEN